From the genome of Candidatus Korarchaeota archaeon NZ13-K, one region includes:
- a CDS encoding proteasome subunit beta → MGGWGVKVVLATALGLRFDKGVVLAADRRVSYSSFILSKSARKVFLINDRVGVSTAGLPGDFQELVDILKYNIAMYELENDRVATPTNVAKILSLLLYQGRFSGIYYAEVIVGGMDGSSPRIFVLDPAGGLMEESFAAIGTGAQIATGVLERGFREGMSEEEAIELSERAMREAIARDALSGDGIDMLIITERGSRSEFIPIRTV, encoded by the coding sequence ATGGGAGGATGGGGTGTTAAGGTGGTACTAGCAACCGCTCTGGGACTGAGGTTCGACAAGGGGGTGGTCCTTGCAGCAGACAGGAGAGTCTCCTATAGCAGCTTCATCCTGAGCAAGTCCGCCAGGAAGGTCTTCCTGATAAACGATAGGGTGGGAGTATCTACGGCTGGACTTCCGGGAGACTTTCAGGAGCTGGTCGACATCCTCAAGTACAACATAGCGATGTACGAGCTGGAGAATGATAGGGTGGCGACACCAACTAACGTGGCCAAGATCCTATCCCTCTTGCTTTACCAGGGGAGGTTCAGCGGCATATACTACGCTGAGGTCATAGTGGGTGGCATGGACGGTTCGAGTCCGAGGATATTCGTACTGGACCCCGCTGGAGGGCTGATGGAGGAGAGCTTCGCGGCCATCGGTACGGGGGCCCAGATAGCGACGGGAGTCCTTGAGAGGGGATTCAGGGAGGGCATGAGTGAGGAGGAGGCGATCGAGCTGTCCGAGAGGGCGATGAGGGAGGCCATAGCCAGGGACGCCCTCTCGGGGGATGGCATAGACATGTTGATCATAACGGAGAGGGGGAGCAGATCGGAATTCATACCCATCAGAACCGTCTGA
- a CDS encoding M20 family peptidase has protein sequence MARMVNTDRLKNVLIDLVSIKSFRGKEGELVYYLQDLLARYADKVIHQPVKECAGNVIAYKNIKDSDNILFLAHMDTFEIYSNWTRNPWGELEGERFYGLGVYDDKSTLAAMIEALINSPDDGKGLVLAAVCDAEGFSRGTYELLRSGLLPKVRGAIVAGPTNMRLFRGAYGRFVFDIDVTGVSSSGTEESGINAIVEAAKIILWAIELPKVDGIGGSVAPLTIKSPELIIAHPDKCLIRLDRHYPPGQDPGVIRKRFMEYIRRTPELKAKVSISLMKRPTPFMEPYELPEGDDFVEYIQGVASSVLGGRMETSVYWTVSDANYLSRLGNIKSVILGPEGGNHHSPDEYVKLPSVFTLAELLSELLKG, from the coding sequence ATGGCTAGAATGGTAAACACAGATAGACTTAAGAACGTGCTGATAGACCTGGTGAGCATAAAGAGCTTCAGGGGGAAGGAGGGGGAGCTCGTATATTACCTCCAGGACCTGCTGGCCAGGTACGCCGATAAGGTGATACATCAGCCTGTTAAGGAATGTGCAGGAAATGTTATAGCCTATAAGAACATAAAAGATTCAGATAACATTCTATTTTTGGCTCATATGGATACATTTGAGATATACTCTAACTGGACCAGGAACCCCTGGGGGGAGCTGGAGGGGGAGAGATTCTACGGGCTAGGGGTTTACGATGATAAGAGCACCCTCGCGGCGATGATAGAGGCCCTGATAAACTCACCAGATGATGGAAAAGGTTTGGTTCTGGCCGCCGTTTGCGATGCAGAGGGATTCAGCAGGGGGACCTATGAGCTGCTCAGGAGCGGGTTGCTCCCAAAGGTCAGGGGGGCCATAGTCGCCGGCCCGACCAACATGAGGCTCTTCAGAGGGGCATACGGGAGGTTCGTCTTCGACATCGACGTGACCGGCGTCTCATCCTCGGGGACTGAGGAGAGCGGGATCAACGCGATCGTTGAGGCCGCTAAGATAATACTCTGGGCCATAGAGCTTCCCAAGGTGGATGGTATAGGGGGGAGCGTCGCCCCCCTGACGATAAAATCGCCGGAGCTCATAATAGCCCATCCGGATAAGTGCCTGATCAGGTTGGACAGGCACTACCCACCGGGGCAGGATCCGGGCGTCATCAGGAAGAGGTTCATGGAGTACATAAGGAGGACGCCGGAGCTGAAGGCCAAGGTGTCGATTTCGCTGATGAAGAGGCCTACCCCGTTCATGGAGCCTTATGAGCTGCCCGAGGGGGATGATTTCGTCGAGTACATCCAGGGGGTGGCGAGCAGCGTGCTTGGTGGCAGGATGGAGACATCCGTTTACTGGACGGTATCCGATGCCAACTACCTAAGCAGACTCGGCAACATAAAGTCCGTGATACTCGGCCCCGAGGGAGGGAATCATCACTCCCCCGACGAGTACGTGAAACTGCCATCGGTCTTCACCCTGGCCGAGCTCCTGAGTGAGCTGTTGAAGGGTTAA